The Macrobrachium rosenbergii isolate ZJJX-2024 chromosome 31, ASM4041242v1, whole genome shotgun sequence sequence CCATGATTTGTTTCTTTCCCACTAATGATCACAAAAGAGGTCACTTTTCATTCACTTCCACGTCGCAATATTTAAAAGATCACATCATAAAATTACACGTGCACAGCACTATTATCTATAACTCAAATACCATTTAATGCTAATAACCTGTAGTTGTCTTGGGAGCTGGGTAATTTTATCAACTTTAGCTTATCTTATTTACATTGATTTTGTTATCTCTTTattatacaattaattttatgatCACTTTATTACACCATACTTAGACATGATACCATCCAACTTAACATGATAGAGGCATCTCAACTTGAGGGACAGTTTTGGGGTCTGCTTGAGAATTATTTGCACTAAGAATGTTATCATGCTTCACGTGATCTGTCAAGTGCCTGTGTGAGGTTATAAACAAGGTGTTTAGCCAGGGCATTCACATACACTTTGTATTTTAACCTCCGATAACTTTCTGTCAAATTCAAGTTTAATTCATGAACAGAATTCCTGTTAAGTCCTGTAAATAAATCAACACTGTGACAGTCAACACCAAGGTAACAAACTTCAAATGTTTAGGCGAGTGTAGGATTACTAGTGAATATATTTAGTTCTAAGTGTTCAGTTTTATCTGGATTTTTGTGCAGGGTTTTCTGCAATAAAATCTTATCTTGTGGGATTTATgctgtacagtatactgaattATCAATGTAGGCATATGCTGTAAGGAACAGTATATCTGTTGAGTCAGGGAAGCCTCCTACAGagaattatcacttataaatgtCACATCTGTTTTTGCTAATCAGTCTGTGAAGGTCTTTGCAATAGATTACATTCTTCAAGAATATTTGAAACAATGACgaacagcaaataaaaatttcttaattttcaaggAACTTGAAAGTTTCTGCCATACCATAATTCATTCAGAAGATATTTGTAATCCTTTTAgatgaactttaaataaaaaatacatataaacaggGTTGATTATAATCTATGGGTTAAGTGATTGATGCTCTTTCCAGTCCAGAAAATTATTGCTGTCTCCAAATGCATTACTGTACATCAAAGTTGGTTAACAAATCACGTGCTAGATTCTTCTTTGTGATagattgttaatttttattatgatatacaAATGGGTATTTGGCCTTCTTCAAACTTCATTTGTCCTTGGACAGTAATCTAGGTCTGCCCTAGAGTATTAGTTTTGTAAACATCATGACTGTGTAAAGGTTTCAAAGAGAATGGAGAATTTGGACCATTAGAAGACAGAACATTTGCATGTAAGGTTAcataattacctaaaaaaatgaatgaaccaGCACTTTCATCATCAACCACCTATCTTTGCTGCATTTTTCTTTGGGTAGCAACTGGCGTTTGCCCATTTTAATCTAAAATTACTCTTTGGCAAAGGCAGTCATCTTCTGTAGATGATGCATAACAGATTTAGGGTCATGCAAATTTTATTTAGGATGTTAACTGCATAAAAGTTGATATACTAAAGAAAATGTATGGATAGATAGGTTGATAGTTTGTGCATGATTGAGAAATATTCTAAAGAATTGATATTGAATGGTTTTACCCCAGAGAGGTGAGGATTATCTCATCAAGGCCATCCTGTTTGAACACTACATTTTGACTGATCAGTGAACACTAACTTCTAgttgttgtatctctctctctctctctctctctctctctctctctctctctctctctctctctctctctctctctctctctctctctctctctctctccaccctagcTCGTAATTGCATGGTGATAAAATATCTTCAGCAAAAGAAATATTAAGCAAGGTTctactgtaattcattttttatcactTGACAACATTTTACCAGGTCATTGCTGTTCCCTTTGGTGTTTCGATGCCATAAGACTAAAactcttatcatttttttaaaagcttgTTGATAAGAGAAATGATGAGCTCAAGGAAGATAAAGGCACTTTGTAGTCTTTGCAGgggatatcaatttttttttttctagtggtaACGTCATCTCCCAATTGAAACCAGGGGGCTATAAAAAGGTTCTTTGCGAGACCAAGAACGCAgacacataaaaacatttgcatCTGTAGCAAGCTCATAGATCTGGTGAGTCcgtgaaatatttgtatttttcgtcTAAATCATTGCAGCCCGGGTGTATGCTTAAACTTCATAGATCTATTTTAGATATGTTTTTCATTGGAATCCTCATTCATTGCATAAAACTGATGGTTGTAACAAGTCactgtataaatgtaatgaaagtTAGCTTTCAGCATTACATACAGACCAGGTATTAGTTCTCCGTCTCAGGTAAATACAAATTGATACTCCCAttaaatttaaaactgtttttcctTACTTCTGTACGTTTGTTTAGTATCTTTTTGATTTTGCTCTAGGGTAAAAGAACATTGTGTGATTCTAGTATTAGGAGGGGGGcctcttatctatttattttattgctgatGCTTCAGTATGCTTTGAAATGCATAATATACTATCTTCAAAAAGTACTCTTGTTGGGTCAAGATGTGAATCTTGACAAACTGCACCTCTCCAGGGTATGCAGTGTTAAAATTATGTTTTGTGTTTAGGCTTACATGTGAAATAATACTTTTTGAGACCCACTggtaagttcagttttttatgccTACCAGTGAATTTTTCCCAGGCCTTCCTGTGAATCTCCTTGGCTTCACAAGAAAGTTATATGTTGATTAGAAGTTCATACAGTTATGGAAAACTTTATCTACAGTACTTTTGGAtgttttgtgcttttgtttttacagtCCGTGGAGAGCAGCGATTGATATTTTCTCATAAACAGCATTCTAATATGATTTTGATCTCCGTTGCAGAGAAAATGATCCCATTAGTGGTGAGGGAGGCCCGAGTGTCAGACTGCCAGATGCTGGAATTGTTGATGCAAGAGtctataaaagaacaaaaaataaccgACGTAAGAGGACTGACATGCCAAGGCAAGTATAGACAACAACAACATTGAGCAGTTTAAACTTTTGCCTCTGTCACTTTGCTGGCTTTTAAGTCACGAAGACTCCCTCAGTCAGATCTGCCTCCTTCTAAGCCCGTTTATCTAAAATCAAAGTTTTTCTGTTACtgtgatttgtatatttctttgttagTATTTTCACAATGAGAATTTCAGTGAagatttaacaatttattttttattttaatgattatgtATGTTTAGGTGGTAATTTATGTCACAGTTAGATATTGAACCAAATGGAGATGCTAACAATGgcaaaaaaatagttatttatttttatactgtactgtatacaggtatttttatactgtactgtatacctgTATGTCCGGAAGTTTTGAAGGGAGAGAAAGTGACTATTGAAGCGATCAGGAGAGTAATTATGACTACTTGACAaacacaaagaaagaagaaatgccTGTGCCAAGCAAATTAAGacatgaaaaattataactatgaagtttttgtaaattgatttcatttgaaatgtGTCTTCATGAACGTGAGTACATTTTTGTCTGATTATTTTCCAGATCTGCAGAGCAGAGGTTTTGGAAATGATCCTGCCTTTCATATTTTCGTCAGTGAACTAAGCAGTGGTGTAGTAAATGGCTATCTGCTTTATATCTACTGTTTCTCCTCAATGGCCGGTCGCGTAGTGGTTGTGAAAGATATCTATGTCACTCCAGAGTACAGAAGGAGAGGCATGGCTACTGCCTTGTGGAAAACATTAGTTCAGGTAGGCTACCCAAACCCCTCATATGTTCTCCTGGCTGAAGGTCAAAATACCATGTCCTCAATAATCATTtgcttatttgggtattttttcaGGTTTGTCTTCAGCTACATTATAGGTGATAAGAATACTTGTGGTAAAGTGTGTTCTgtcaattttattcataatgataTCTGTACAGCATCATCCAATATATGGGCATTAGAAAAGCATAAGTGAAgccttttatatgtatttgtctgtAGCTTACATTTGGTTTTTGGTTCATTTGCAGGTAAGGAAGTGGTAGCAGATGTACTCCATCCAGTGATAAAGGATGTTTAACTGCACACTGTAGATGAAGCTGAGTTATTTGTTGTCGTTTGATCCTTGAAATGTTTTTCCTTACTAGTCTTAAGGTTTCATTGTCTGGCAGTGGCCAACCACAGTTAAGAAACTGGTCTCATTGTTAACTTGTATCTTGCCAGGCCACAGTAATGAAACGTTCTTAGTCATTAGCCATGACTATATTACTTTTTAGCAGCTTCTCTCCAAAGCAAAAACTCCATCAGTTAGTAAGAACACTTTAAATTTTGTAGAAGCTTAGAATTTTATTTAGGAGCTTTACCAAGTCTGTTGTTAGGTCACTTGCCAGTAGTAGAATACATAGCATTAATTGAATGATAGCTTTGCCATTCTCCCACGATGAAGTGAATGTTTACATTTCTATAATTCGGGTAAAAGCATGGACTTTCTCTACTAATGAGACATTTTGAAGCCTTTAATCTATGTCTTAGACTGGTAACAGAATAATTAGGACTTAACAGACCTCAGTTTAGCCGACTTATGTACTTACCAGCTACccttttatggttatttttcctTATGCTACAATTCTAGATATGATGCATTCTTAGATATATCCCTTATATTGAAATCTgggaactatgtggaattactGTTAGCTATAAGATCtctggaaaatattcaagtgcaggctataatCTATGGTCTTTATTATTTAACAGACCTTGTTACGtatcagaaaggccagacccCTATTGTCTGTTAATTTGAGGTGCTTCTGTAATTAGTATTTTCTTCAAGGActtttttctctacttttatcCTGACAGAAAGTTTCAGCCGAAGGTTGTAAACGCTGTGACATCTACACGAAAGCACCAAATAAATTCCTCCTCAGTATTGGGGCCCATGATGATACTGTGTCAGAATACTCAGGAGACCttgtttatgaaattaaaaaggatGCAATGGAAGAATTAATCAAAAGGTGACCTTGCCATGTTACTgattttttcttggaaaaatgaaatatcatgATGAAAAAACAGTTCTTTGTGAAATGCAGTAATTGAAACTCCAAAGCTGATGACCTTATGAGTTAAATTTTATCTGTTGTGTGTCcttgaaagtatttatatttgataGAAAAATCAGTTGTACAGTAGCAATGAGATTATTCTAATGTTTTTGTTTCCTGTAGTCATTTAATTTCAAGGTACAAAAGTAGAATTTGAAATTGGGGTTTGTGATCCAGTCATCTGAAGTAGGAATCAGGAAAATTTGGAAAATCTTgagttaaacatttatttttccagttctCATAGCTGAATATtctgttgaaatatatttatacacaaaaaactTAAGCTCTTCAGAGCCAAAGGCAGGAATTTCTTGAATGATGACTTACACAATTAATCATCAAAATTGTGTGGCTAACTTTTTTCagtgaatgaatttttatgaacagCATGGAAACAAACTGATAATATCCCAGTCGGTAAAATACTACATGTTTAAGTTATAAGAATTAACATAGACATTGTTATGGGGCTGGATATGTGTTGTCCTTAAATTATTACTTAGGCTAATACTTACATTATAAGATTTTACTA is a genomic window containing:
- the LOC136855413 gene encoding uncharacterized protein isoform X1, which produces MTEKMIPLVVREARVSDCQMLELLMQESIKEQKITDVRGLTCQDLQSRGFGNDPAFHIFVSELSSGVVNGYLLYIYCFSSMAGRVVVVKDIYVTPEYRRRGMATALWKTLVQKVSAEGCKRCDIYTKAPNKFLLSIGAHDDTVSEYSGDLVYEIKKDAMEELIKRHNIPSEFILREATAKDIPDIFESVKSLHLYLGLLDEVVIDETVLMNEGFGKRPLFKSYVVERNGSVVGYTMFSYTYGFDGPEVYMEDLYVSSTCRGTGIGTALWAVVLKETLKIGGRRCTHIVASDNKASIGYYKSKGAQDLSQTKNIHIFKQLMN
- the LOC136855413 gene encoding uncharacterized protein isoform X2 — encoded protein: MIPLVVREARVSDCQMLELLMQESIKEQKITDVRGLTCQDLQSRGFGNDPAFHIFVSELSSGVVNGYLLYIYCFSSMAGRVVVVKDIYVTPEYRRRGMATALWKTLVQKVSAEGCKRCDIYTKAPNKFLLSIGAHDDTVSEYSGDLVYEIKKDAMEELIKRHNIPSEFILREATAKDIPDIFESVKSLHLYLGLLDEVVIDETVLMNEGFGKRPLFKSYVVERNGSVVGYTMFSYTYGFDGPEVYMEDLYVSSTCRGTGIGTALWAVVLKETLKIGGRRCTHIVASDNKASIGYYKSKGAQDLSQTKNIHIFKQLMN